Proteins encoded together in one Lepus europaeus isolate LE1 chromosome 13, mLepTim1.pri, whole genome shotgun sequence window:
- the LOC133773005 gene encoding b(0,+)-type amino acid transporter 1-like: protein MERSKEEDGDGGVAGQQPGHGAPGLAMKREIGLWSAVSLIVGCMIGSGIFMSPQGVLVHMGSPGASLVVWAACGLLAMLGALCYAELGALIPESGGEYVYILRTFGSLPAFLAVYTLVLVGRPAAISAISLSFAEYSLAPFYPGCSALPQAVLKIVAAACILLLMLVNCWSSRLATRLMNVCTAAKVFSLLVIVVGGAVALGQGRSRREALLSAFQNTTQQAGRIGMAFYQGLWSFDGWSNINCVTEELKNPHKNLVWALIIAIPMVTGLYILANISYLLVLSPREILSSDAMAASWGNQILGSWAWLVPLAVAISTFGSVNGAFFSGSRVCYVAAREGHLPRVLSMVHVHRLTPSPALMFTTAVALVLIIPGNFSSIVNFLSLLSWLIYGTTISCLLYLRMKRKNLPRPYKVPTLIPAVMLLASLYLVLAPIIDHPQMEFLYIFLFLLSGFLVYFLFVYFQWQPRCLQTATLQLQLLMEVAPTTKNMD from the exons ATGGAGAGAAGTAAGGAAGAAGATGGCGATGGGGGGGTGGCAGGGCAACAGCCAGGCCATGGGGCCCCGGGGCTGGCGATGAAGAGGGAGATTGGTCTGTGGAGCGCTGTGTCCTTGATCGTCGGCTGTATGATCGGCTCGGGAATCTTCATGTCCCCGCAGGGGGTCCTGGTCCACAtgggcagccctggggccagTCTGGTGGTCTGGGCAGCGTGTGGCCTCCTGGCCATGCTGGGTGCTCTGTGTTATGCCGAGCTGGGCGCCCTGATCCCCGAGTCTGGCGGGGAGTATGTGTACATCCTGCGCACCTTTGGCTCCCTGCCAGCTTTCCTAGCCGTCTACACGCTGGTGCTGGTAGGCAGGCCAGCCGCCATCAGCGCTATCTCCCTGAGCTTTGCTGAGTATTCACTTGCTCCCTTTTACCCCGGCTGCTCCGCACTGCCCCAGGCAGTGCTCAAGATTGTGGCAGCCGCCTGCATCCTGCTGCTGATGCTGGTCAACTGCTGGAGCTCGAGGCTGGCCACCAGGCTGATGAACGTGTGCACGGCGGCCAAAGTGTTCTCCTTGCTGGTCATCGTGGTGGGAGGGGCCGTGGCTCTGGGCCAGGGCCGCAGCCGCAGGGAAGCCCTTCTGTCTGCCTTCCAAAACACGACCCAGCAGGCGGGGCGCATCGGCATGGCCTTCTACCAGGGCCTGTGGTCCTTCGACGGCTGGAGCAACATCAACTGTGTGACGGAGGAGCTCAAGAATCCACAC AAGAACCTGGTGTGGGCATTGATCATCGCCATCCCCATGGTCACCGGCCTGTACATCCTGGCCAACATCAGTTACCTGCTGGTGCTGTCACCCAGGGAGATCCTTTCGTCCGATGCTATGGCTGCGAGCTGGGG GAACCAGATTCTGGGGTCCTGGGCCTGGCTGGTGCCCTTGGCTGTAGCCATCTCCACATTCGGGTCTGTCAATGGGGCTTTCTTCAGCGGAAGCCGTGTGTGCTACGTGGCTGCAAGAGAGGGCCACCTG ccccgAGTTCTCTCCATGGTTCATGTGCACCGCCTCACACCGTCTCCAGCCCTGATGTTCACCACGGCGGTGGCTTTGGTGCTTATCATCCCAGGAAACTTCAGCAGCATTGTGAACTTCTTGAG CCTCCTCTCCTGGCTCATCTATGGAACCACCATTAGCTGCCTCCTGTACTTGCGGATGAAGCGGAAGAATCTTCCCAGACCTTACAAG GTTCCCACCCTCATCCCTGCcgtcatgctcctggcttctctctacCTGGTGCTGGCACCCATCATCGACCacccccagatggagttcctgtacatcttcctcttcctgctcagTGGCTTCCTGGTGTATTTCCTGTTCGTCTACTTCCAGTGGCAGCCCAGGTGTTTGCAGACGGCTaccctgcagctccagctgctcatGGAAGTTGCTCCAACCACTAAAAATATGGACTGA